The bacterium genome window below encodes:
- the menD gene encoding 2-succinyl-5-enolpyruvyl-6-hydroxy-3-cyclohexene-1-carboxylic-acid synthase: MDVTQSFAATLVDELAAQGVEYACVSPGSRSAPVAMALQRHPKIRVLMHIDERSGSFFGVGLAKSTGKPVVLLCTSGTAAAEFHPAVVEAAYSRTPLIVLTADRPPELQGVGANQAIDQQRLYGSAVRWFFDPGPPVELPGAARIWRRLAARAYAEAAAGGPVHINLPFREPLVAEPGQVAAPLGSPGQSMSGGRPLPTPGQVAILASALQRAQRPLVVAGEMRDGERLASSLHRLGLPVLAEPTSQLRRPETGASIESYEALLRAGWSLQHGPDLVIRLGATPTSRALNAWLAAASAPTFLIDPDHAWRDQDQVASNVVACDPQPLLEALVPAERPAWREQWVTAGKRATAAISAALVSTPLHEGHVVRALSARLPETAQVFIGSSMPIRAADSFWPQARTQQRFFGNRGASGIDGLVSTGLGMAAGRGHVPTVLLLGDLSLYHDMNGLWAMQRHGLRATLVVCDNDGGGVFNFLPQAQHQDVFEELFATPLSLDLSQVARLYGLVYSPVTDRSGLEPAIADAIAAPTPTMVVVRFKREDSVNGHRLCWESAAAALRV, translated from the coding sequence ATGGATGTAACCCAATCCTTCGCCGCCACCTTGGTTGACGAGCTGGCGGCTCAGGGTGTCGAGTACGCGTGCGTTTCGCCTGGCTCGAGGTCCGCGCCGGTCGCGATGGCGTTGCAGCGGCATCCCAAGATCAGGGTGCTCATGCACATCGACGAGAGGTCGGGATCGTTCTTCGGCGTCGGCCTGGCCAAGTCGACGGGCAAGCCGGTCGTCCTCCTGTGCACCTCCGGCACGGCGGCCGCGGAGTTCCACCCGGCGGTCGTCGAGGCTGCCTATTCACGCACGCCGCTCATCGTGCTCACGGCGGACCGGCCCCCGGAGCTGCAGGGCGTGGGCGCCAATCAGGCGATCGATCAGCAGCGGTTGTACGGCAGCGCGGTCAGATGGTTCTTCGACCCGGGCCCGCCGGTCGAGCTGCCCGGCGCCGCGCGCATTTGGCGGCGGTTGGCGGCACGGGCATATGCGGAAGCGGCCGCGGGTGGGCCGGTGCACATCAACCTTCCCTTTCGAGAGCCTCTGGTCGCCGAGCCGGGCCAGGTGGCGGCGCCGCTGGGGTCGCCCGGCCAATCGATGAGCGGCGGTCGGCCTCTGCCGACGCCGGGCCAGGTGGCGATCCTGGCATCGGCGCTGCAGCGCGCACAGCGGCCGCTGGTGGTGGCCGGCGAGATGCGCGATGGTGAGCGCCTGGCTTCGTCTCTGCACCGCCTTGGCCTGCCGGTGCTGGCCGAGCCGACCTCGCAGCTGCGGCGGCCGGAGACGGGAGCGTCGATCGAGTCTTACGAAGCCCTCCTTCGCGCCGGCTGGTCGCTGCAGCACGGGCCCGACCTCGTCATCCGCCTGGGCGCCACGCCCACGTCCCGGGCCCTCAACGCCTGGCTGGCAGCGGCGTCAGCGCCGACCTTTCTCATCGACCCCGATCACGCGTGGCGCGACCAGGATCAGGTGGCCAGCAACGTGGTCGCATGCGACCCCCAGCCGTTGCTGGAGGCGCTGGTGCCGGCCGAGCGACCGGCGTGGCGCGAGCAGTGGGTGACGGCGGGAAAGCGGGCCACGGCCGCCATCTCGGCGGCGCTCGTATCGACCCCGCTCCACGAAGGCCATGTCGTTCGCGCGCTGAGCGCCCGGCTGCCGGAGACGGCGCAGGTGTTCATCGGCTCCAGCATGCCGATCCGCGCCGCCGACAGTTTCTGGCCGCAGGCCAGGACGCAGCAGCGCTTCTTCGGCAATCGTGGCGCGAGCGGCATCGACGGCCTGGTGTCCACGGGGCTTGGAATGGCCGCCGGACGCGGCCACGTCCCGACCGTGCTGCTGCTCGGCGACCTCTCTCTCTACCACGACATGAACGGCCTGTGGGCGATGCAGCGACACGGGCTGCGCGCGACGTTGGTCGTGTGCGACAACGACGGCGGCGGCGTCTTCAACTTCTTGCCGCAGGCGCAGCACCAGGACGTGTTCGAAGAGCTGTTCGCGACGCCGCTCAGCCTGGACCTCTCCCAGGTCGCGCGCCTCTACGGCCTTGTCTACAGCCCGGTCACCGACCGCTCAGGCCTCGAGCCGGCGATCGCCGACGCGATCGCGGCGCCCACCCCGACCATGGTCGTCGTCCGGTTCAAGCGCGAGGACAGCGTCAACGGACACCGGCTGTGCTGGGAATCGGCCGCTGCGGCCCTTCGCGTCTAG